From Flavobacterium sp. 102, a single genomic window includes:
- a CDS encoding DUF6602 domain-containing protein, producing MNNEFYRLKTAELLNEILQIKTFIKNHNPTIGVLTEEILRKFLSTYLPKGVAIEQGFIIDEEGNLSKQIDIIIYDNQLYSPLYRVNDIVVVPNKSVIAIIEVKTTVKGKKAFHDIINYFKSVSKILDNRTKTHLFIYNAATTFKLNEYFQNYKHPGDYQKFDHDTFHYLPDVITGIQASYHLRKDHVVFERDMMGYTAYNYVDSTDKDISSLELFFKNIYSSIFNYNMEKIDSNFKVSRDFNIVNDSNLKSIFAIELFDM from the coding sequence ATGAACAACGAATTTTACAGGCTAAAAACCGCTGAATTACTAAACGAGATTCTGCAAATAAAAACCTTTATAAAAAACCACAATCCCACAATCGGAGTATTGACAGAAGAAATTTTGAGAAAATTTCTATCAACATACCTTCCAAAAGGCGTGGCAATTGAACAGGGTTTTATTATAGACGAAGAAGGAAACCTATCAAAGCAAATCGATATAATAATCTATGACAACCAGCTGTATTCACCATTATACAGGGTAAATGATATAGTGGTTGTTCCTAATAAATCTGTTATAGCAATTATTGAAGTAAAGACCACGGTTAAGGGCAAGAAAGCTTTTCATGACATAATAAATTACTTCAAATCGGTTTCTAAAATCCTTGATAACAGAACGAAAACCCATCTCTTTATCTACAACGCTGCAACAACTTTCAAACTCAATGAGTATTTCCAAAACTATAAGCACCCGGGTGATTACCAAAAGTTTGATCACGACACTTTTCACTATTTGCCGGATGTAATTACTGGCATACAGGCATCATATCATCTAAGGAAAGATCATGTTGTTTTTGAAAGGGACATGATGGGTTATACTGCTTACAATTATGTAGATAGTACTGATAAGGATATTAGTTCTTTAGAATTGTTTTTCAAAAATATTTATAGCAGTATTTTTAATTATAATATGGAAAAAATTGATAGCAACTTCAAGGTTAGCAGAGATTTTAATATAGTAAATGATTCCAATCTTAAAAGTATATTTGCTATCGAACTTTTTGATATGTAA